The genomic stretch AAATAAGCAGTTCCGTGGTTTAGAATTTTGCCATCGTTTGGTAGGAAGCGAAGAAATACGTTTCGTTTGAGTTCGAGTGGATGGCCTGATGGACAATCAATCGCTCCGGTCAGGTAATCGCGTTCTAGCCCTCGCATCGTCCCGGTCAACGTGGCGACCGACTCTGGAAGCTTTCGCTTTTTCAGTTCTTTCGTGAGCGCGTTTGCGATCTTTGAGACTTCGGCAACAGACCGGACGAAGACAAGGATGTTCTGACCTGATTCGGCGTGATCCAATGCCAGTGACGTGATCTTGTCGGCGTTTTCCTTCGAGCTCTCGATAGGGTGTAGTTTGATCGCTTTCTTGGCATGCAATCGCTTTTTAATTTCGGCATTGGAGAGATCGCTAGCGGACAGACTCAGAGGCTCATTGAGTTTTCCGATTCCTCTCGATGTAGCAGACAACTCCACAACGCGAAGCTTTCGCTTGCCTTCTCGCTGGGCATCTTGGACCGAATCAAGAAGCGTTTGGAAAGCGGGTTCCAAATGTGCTTCGTCATGGATCAACAAAACATCACGACCGATCATTCCCGCATGAGGCGGTTTGGACTTAAAGCCACATCGGTAGCCATCAAACAGTAAACGACTGCCCACCAAATCGACGGTGCCCGCAACAATGACGGGCCTCGCAGGGTCTTGCAACCACTGCCGGTTGTCCGCGAACTGACCTCGAAGCGTACTGATCGACAAAGGCAATTCGGATTTCACAGCCAGCAATCTTTGCAAAGCGGCAAGAAGCTGAGGATGACTAGCAAGACGTTTTCGGATTGAAATTGCTTCATCAGTTGATTGGTCCACCACGGTCCGGCGATTCACCACATACACCAGACGACGAGGAACTATCGACGGAGCATTGGCAAGCGCAATCAACCAAGCTGGTATCGTAGATGTCTTACCGAGCCCTGTCGGAATTCGACAACACGCAATGGCATCAAAATCACCGGTAACGAGGTGTTCATAAAACGACCTTTGCCACGGAAACGCGGGGTGACCAGTCAGGTGCTCAAAGCACTGATCGAAGTCGACTAATCGTTTCACTTCACACCTCTATGTCCGAGTCGTTTTTCAATTTTGTTTGGCAGTCGCGGAAACACCGAACGGGTCGTGGCCCAGTTGAAGCTGGCCTGCGCAGACTGTCGAGATTCGCCATCCCGAGGAACACTTCCGCGCTTGCAAAAAGTCGGCTTCGTTGACTTTCCGATCTCCACCTGTTCACATTCAGGTAACCACGATGCAGTTCTTCCTTTTCCATTGGACCGATAAAATAGTTGAGTTCTTTTTGAATCCCACGTCGCAGGATGAATCCAAGCCAAAGTTGCCTCGCATGAACGACGACGAACGCATCGCTTATGAGCAAGCCGTTGCACTGGAGATTCTGGGCAAGGAAGCGAATATTGCGGCGGCTCGCTTGCTGATTCCGGAATTGTTGGAGCGAATTCGCTTTTCGGTGGAGTTGGTTGCGCAGTTGCGTGAGGCGCGGCAGAGAGCAGGTGTGTCGCTGGATGAAATGCAGGAGCGGACGGGGATCCAGAAGTCGGCTCTGTCGCGATTGGAAAATAGCCATAACCCCAACCCGACACTGTCGACGCTGCGCCGGTATGCGGAAGCGATTGGGATGCGACTGGATGTGTCACTGAGCGAGGCTGGGTAGTAGCGGTGCATGGCTTTGCTGTGAATGCTGCTCGTGGAGCGAACTGGCGTCTATCGTTCATGCTTGACCTCGCGTTGATACTGGGCGGCGATTGCTGTGGCTTTCGCTGCGATGGCTTCGGCTAGTGATTCTGGTTCGATTACTTTCGCTTCGGGTCCTAGCGACAAGATCCAACTCTCTAGCTCGGGCGTGATCGCTACCTGCATCGTTAGCGTGAGCGTTCCGTCGGCGTGGTGGACCACTTCTTGACTGGCGTGCCACTCTGATTCGGCGATTGGGCGGGCGGCCGCGGCGGCGATCTTGATTTCGACTCGCTCGGGTTCGCCGCTGTAGATGCCGAAGGCTGGGCCCAGATAGGCGTCGGCGTCGAAAGTTGCTGGGATCGTGAACGGGAACTCGATGCGTTCGGCTTCGACGATTCGATCGAGCTTGAAACAGCGCACTTCGTCGTGCTGTTCGCTGTGCCCGATGATGTAGACGGCGTTTTGGTATTGACGAATCGCGTAAGGAGAAATGGGATACGTGAGCGGTTCAGTGGATCCGCGTGAGTGATAGGCGATGAAGACGTTGCGTCGCTCTTCATGACCGAGCAAGATCTGTTCGAGAATGTCGGCCTTGTCGGCGTAGTCGACGCCGCGCGATTGGAGCAAGGTGATTGAGCGAGCGAGGCGATCGCAGTAGTCCAACGTTCGCTCACACAATCCGCTGCGCAGCTTGGCCATCGCCGATCGAGCGGCATCGCCAATTTCGGTTCCGGCGAGCGATCCGATGCACTGGGTCGATAGCGCCAGTGCAAAGGCTTCGTCGAATGCCAGTCCGGCACCGGTCGTGCTCTCGCCGTGCATGGACCAACGATGCCGCCCGTGCGCCTCGGTAGCCTCTTGGATCGGAAAGCCGGCATCGCGCAGACGCACGAGGTCGCGGCGAACGGTTTTCAGGCTGACGCCGAACTGGCGCGACAGATCGTCGACCGTGACGCCTTGGCGACGATTCTGCAGCAGCCTCAACAGATGAAGCTGACGCTCGGTTGTGCCCAATTCTTTCATCACAGCCGCGGCCCCGTGCAGCGAGTAGGAAATCACCGGGGCCGCACCGTCCGTCTCGCTTCGCTGCCCCTGCGATCAAAATAGCAAAAACCCTTTTGCCAGTGGGGAGCCTACATAACCTGGTGGGCGGGGAGTGTCCAAGCTGGTGGATCGTGAAGGCTTTTCATGGTGCCGAACGGGGTTTTGGTGAACTGCTTTGCAGTTCACGTCCCGCGAACGGAGTCGCGGGTCCACGATGGGTTGCCCGCTGTGATCCTGTGGATCCGCTTGGAGGGTGTATGGTCTTTCGCCGCTTCGTTAGGACTCGTCGTCATCCGCGACTTCGGTGCCGTCTTCGTCTTTCTTGTATTGGTCCAGACGGCGGTATAGCGTTCGGGCTCCGATTCCCAGAACCTTGGCGGCTTCTTCGCGGTTGTCGCCGGTCAACTTGAGCGTCTCTTCGATCGCCCAACGTTCGATTACCTCCAGTCGCTTCCCGATCAAGTCGTTGTCGCCGGCGATGATGGGGAATTGCGTTTCGTCTTCGGCCACAGCCTCGGAGCTGTCCAAGAGTTCCGGCGGCAAATCGTCAACGTCCAGCTTGCCGTCGGTGTCCAGCACGACCATGGTTTCGACAAAGTTGCGAAGTTGCCGCACGTTTCCGGGCCAATCGTAGGCAAAGAATCGTTTGGTCACCGCGGGCGTGAAATGGGCCGTCGACTTGTCGTGCCGCCGCAGAAACATCTTGCGAAAGCTGTCCATCAACGGCACAACATCTTCGCGCCGTTCACGAAGGGCCGGCAATTCGATCGTCACGACTTTCAAGCGGTGATAGAGATCGCGGCGGAACGTACCCGCGTCGATCATTTCTTCGAGTGGACGATTGGTTGCCGAAATCAGCCGCACGTTTACCTTGATCGTCTTGTTGTCGCCGACTCGCGTGATTTGGTTTTCTTCCAGCACGCGAAGCAATTTGATCTGCGTCGCCATCGGCATGTCGCCGACCTCGTCCAAGAACAACGTGCCTCCGTTAGCATATTGAAACGCACCTTCGCGATCGGAAACGGCGCCTGTGAACGAACCTTTGACGTGACCGAACAGTTCGCTTTCGACCAAGTTTTCGGCAATCGCACCGGTGTTCATTGCAACGATGCGTTTGGCGCGCCTGGGACTGTTTTGGTGGATCGCCTGGGCGATGATTTCTTTGCCGGTCCCGTTCTCGCCCGTGATCAAAACGGTGGCGTCGGTCGAAGCGATTCGTCGAACCCGATCGACGACGTCTTGCATTTTCTTGCTGGTGTAGACGATCCCTTCGAAACCGAAGCGTTCGTCGAGCCGTTGATGCAGTTCGGTGTTCTCGCGGCGAAGCAGCACGGCGTTGGCGGCCTTTTCGGCGATCGCCCGAAGCCGATTCGGCGTGATTGGTTTTTCCAGAAAGTTGAAGGCCCCTTGCTGCATCGCTTGGACGGCGATTGGCACGGTCGCGTGACCGGTCACCATCACGACTTCGCAATCCGGCAAACGTTCTTTGGCGAGCGTAAGGATCTTCATGCCGTCGATATCATTCATCACCATGTCGGTGATAACGATGTCATACGTTTCGCGTTGTATCAACTTGGCCGCTTCGGGACCGCTGGTCGCCACTTCGCAAACGTAGCCGACCTTTTCAAGACTCTCTGTCATCGCGCGGGCGTGCGCTGCTTCGTTGTCGACGACCAACAGCTTCAAGCTGCTGGGATCAAATACGGTGGTGGATGCTTCGGTTGACATGTCTTGGCAAGAAAATGGAGGCAAGAAAATCTGAGGAAATCGACTTTGTCGCCCCGTTGTCCTGCAAAAGGGTTTCGTCATCGAATGCTGAGAATTCCACGCATTCGTTCAAAAAGGTCTCCCGTCTTGAAAGGCGGGATAAGGATCGTATGAACAACACGTGGGATAGGCTTCCAGCCTGTCAAATCTTGAACGACAGGCTGGCAGCCTATCCCACGTTCGCAAACCCGTTCGCTTTTTTCGCAGTGCGAAGCAGGGCGTGGTTCCTCCTCGGTTGCAACAAGTTTTAAGTGCTGGCGTAGCGGCTTTGCAGCGATTCAACTTTCATGGATCCGACCTTCATCGCCTTCATCGCTTTGACGGCGACTTCGGCGGCCGCGATCGTCGTGATGCACGGCACACCGGCCTGGACGGCGGCGGCACGAATGCGACCTTCGTCCGTTCGAGCGCCTTTGCCGCTGGGCGTGTTGAGAATCAACTGCACGTCATCGTTTTTTAGGAAGTCGATCAGGTTCGGGTGACCTTCGGCGATCTTTTTGACTTGCGTTACGGCTACGCCAGCTTCCTTCAATCGTGTTGCCGTCCCCGACGTGGCCAGCAACTCGAATCCCAAACCGATCAGATCGGCGCCAATGGAGACGACAGCATCTTTGTGGCGGGACGACAGGCTCATGAAAATCTTGCCCGCTTCGGGCAACACGCTGCCGGCCGCGATCTGGCTCTTGGCGAACGCCATCGAAAAATCATCGCTGATGCCCATCACTTCGCCGGTGCTTCGCATTTCGGGGCCCAGCACGATGTCGACGCCCGCGAACTTGCGGAACGGGAATACGCTTTCTTTGATCGAAACGTGACGCGGGATCGGTTCGCTGGTGATGCCCAACTCTTTCAACGTCATGCCGGTCATCACTTTGGTTGCGATTCCAGCGACGGGAACGCCCGTGGCTTTGGCAACGAACGGTGCGGTCCGACTGGCACGCGGATTGACTTCGAGCACATAGACCTTTGGGCCGTCGGCTTCGTCTTTGATCGCGAATTGAATGTTCATCAAACCGATCACCTTCAATCGCTTGGCCAACTTGGCCGTCGCTTCGCGGATCTCGGTAAGAACGGCTTCGCTCAAGCTGAACGTCGGGATCGCACATGCCGAGTCACCGGAGTGGACACCGGCTTCTTCGATGTGTTCCATGATCCCCATGATCACACAATCGGTACCGTCGGCGACCGCATCGACGTCGACTTCGGTGGCGTCTTCCAAGAAGCGATCAATCAGCACCGGTTGTCCGTCGGCCACGACAAAGGCTTCGGCGACATAGCGTTCGAATTGGGGTTGGTCGTAGCAGATTTCCATCGCCCGTCCGCCCAGCACAAAACTTGGCCGAACCAACATTGGGAACCCGATCTTCTTGCCTTCGATCCGTGCCTGTTCCATGTTGCGGGCGATGCCACTTGGCGGTTGTCGTAATCCGAGTTCGTTGATCAACTGCTGGAACAACTCGCGATCTTCGGCGGCATCGATCGTATCGACGCTGGTACCGATGATCGGCACGCCAGCTTCTTGCAGACCACGGGCAAGGTTAAGCGGCGTCTGTCCGCCGAACTGCACGATCACACCATCGGGCTGGACCGCGTCGCAAATATTCAGCACGTCTTCGATCGTAAGCGGCTCGAAGAACAGGATGTCGGACGTGTCGTAATCGGTGCTGACCGTTTCAGGGTTGCTGTTGACCATAACGCTTTCGATGCCGATTTCGCGAAGCGCGAAGCTGGCGTGACAGCAGCAATAGTCGAACTCGATGCCTTGCCCGATTCGGTTCGGACCACCGCCCAAAATCATGATCCGTTTCTTGTCACCCTTCGGCGGCAGTTCGGTTTCGGATTCATAGGTGCTGTAGTAGTACGGCGTGTACGCTTCGAATTCGGCCGCACAGGTGTCAACGCTTTTGAACACGGGCTTGATGTCCATTTCGATTCGTCGGGCGCGGACCTTGGTTTCGGTCGAGCCAAAAATCTTGGCGAGCTGGCGATCGGAAAAGCCGTTGCGTTTGGCGGCTCGCATTTCGTCGACGGTGATCTTGGAAAGCGAACCGATTTTGATCAGCCGCGTCTCTTCTTCGATGATTTGCGACAAGTGATCCAAGAACCACGGGTCGATGTGAGTCAGTTCGTGGATATGTTCGTTCGTCATCCCGGCCTTCATCGCGTAACGGATATAGAAGATCCGATCGGCGTTGGGGATGCTCAGCTTGGACGTGATTTCGTGTTGATCGGGCTGTTCATCGGTGCCCCATTTGTCACGATTGTCGCTGCCCAGTCCGAAGGCGCCGACTTCCAGACCTCGCATCGCCTTTTGGAACGATTCGCGGAAGGATCGGCCGATCGCCATCGTCTCGCCGACGCTCTTCATTTGAGTCATCAGCGTCGCGTCGGCTTCGGGGAACTTCTCAAACGCGAACCGAGGAATCTTGGTGACGACATAATCGATCGTCGGCTCGAAACAGGCCTTCGTCTTTTGCGTGATATCGTTGGACAGTTCCCACAATCGGTAACCGACGGCAAGCTTGGCCGCGATCTTGGCAATCGGAAAACCGGTTGCCTTGCTGGCAAGAGCGCTTGATCGGCTGACCCGTGGGTTCATCTCGATCACGATCATGCGTCCGGTATCGGGCTCGATCGCAAACTGGATGTTGCTGCCGCCGGTTTCGACACCGATTTCGCGGATGACGGCGAGCGATGCGTCGCGCATCCTTTGATACTCTTTGTCCGTCAACGTTTGGGCCGGCGCGACGGTGATGGAGTCACCGGTGTGGACACCCATGGCGTCAAAGTTTTCGATCGCGCAGATGATGACGACGTTGTCGTCACAATCACGCATCACTTCCATCTCGTACTCTTTCCAACCGATGATCGATTCTTCGATCAGCACTTCGGTGACGGGCGATTGATCCAGCCCATTTTGAACCAGCGAATCGAACTCGTCTTTGTTGTACGCGATGGCTGATCCTGAACCGCCCATCGTAAAGCTGGGACGCACGACGGCGGGCAAGCCAACTTCCTTCAGCGCCGCGCGGGCTTCGACGAGCGTTCCGATTGTGAACCCTTTGCAGACATCGAGGCCGATTTTTTCCATCGCCTCTTTGAACTGGTCACGTTCTTCGGCCTTGGCGATCACGGCAGTGTTCGCACCGATCATTTCGACGTTG from Rubripirellula tenax encodes the following:
- a CDS encoding sigma-54-dependent transcriptional regulator, with amino-acid sequence MSTEASTTVFDPSSLKLLVVDNEAAHARAMTESLEKVGYVCEVATSGPEAAKLIQRETYDIVITDMVMNDIDGMKILTLAKERLPDCEVVMVTGHATVPIAVQAMQQGAFNFLEKPITPNRLRAIAEKAANAVLLRRENTELHQRLDERFGFEGIVYTSKKMQDVVDRVRRIASTDATVLITGENGTGKEIIAQAIHQNSPRRAKRIVAMNTGAIAENLVESELFGHVKGSFTGAVSDREGAFQYANGGTLFLDEVGDMPMATQIKLLRVLEENQITRVGDNKTIKVNVRLISATNRPLEEMIDAGTFRRDLYHRLKVVTIELPALRERREDVVPLMDSFRKMFLRRHDKSTAHFTPAVTKRFFAYDWPGNVRQLRNFVETMVVLDTDGKLDVDDLPPELLDSSEAVAEDETQFPIIAGDNDLIGKRLEVIERWAIEETLKLTGDNREEAAKVLGIGARTLYRRLDQYKKDEDGTEVADDDES
- the carB gene encoding carbamoyl-phosphate synthase large subunit yields the protein MPARDDIKTILIIGSGPIVIGQACEFDYSGTQACKALREEGYRVVLVNSNPATIMTDPGTADATYIEPLSWQMIEKIIAKERPDALLPTLGGQTALNAAMELEANGVLKKYNVEMIGANTAVIAKAEERDQFKEAMEKIGLDVCKGFTIGTLVEARAALKEVGLPAVVRPSFTMGGSGSAIAYNKDEFDSLVQNGLDQSPVTEVLIEESIIGWKEYEMEVMRDCDDNVVIICAIENFDAMGVHTGDSITVAPAQTLTDKEYQRMRDASLAVIREIGVETGGSNIQFAIEPDTGRMIVIEMNPRVSRSSALASKATGFPIAKIAAKLAVGYRLWELSNDITQKTKACFEPTIDYVVTKIPRFAFEKFPEADATLMTQMKSVGETMAIGRSFRESFQKAMRGLEVGAFGLGSDNRDKWGTDEQPDQHEITSKLSIPNADRIFYIRYAMKAGMTNEHIHELTHIDPWFLDHLSQIIEEETRLIKIGSLSKITVDEMRAAKRNGFSDRQLAKIFGSTETKVRARRIEMDIKPVFKSVDTCAAEFEAYTPYYYSTYESETELPPKGDKKRIMILGGGPNRIGQGIEFDYCCCHASFALREIGIESVMVNSNPETVSTDYDTSDILFFEPLTIEDVLNICDAVQPDGVIVQFGGQTPLNLARGLQEAGVPIIGTSVDTIDAAEDRELFQQLINELGLRQPPSGIARNMEQARIEGKKIGFPMLVRPSFVLGGRAMEICYDQPQFERYVAEAFVVADGQPVLIDRFLEDATEVDVDAVADGTDCVIMGIMEHIEEAGVHSGDSACAIPTFSLSEAVLTEIREATAKLAKRLKVIGLMNIQFAIKDEADGPKVYVLEVNPRASRTAPFVAKATGVPVAGIATKVMTGMTLKELGITSEPIPRHVSIKESVFPFRKFAGVDIVLGPEMRSTGEVMGISDDFSMAFAKSQIAAGSVLPEAGKIFMSLSSRHKDAVVSIGADLIGLGFELLATSGTATRLKEAGVAVTQVKKIAEGHPNLIDFLKNDDVQLILNTPSGKGARTDEGRIRAAAVQAGVPCITTIAAAEVAVKAMKAMKVGSMKVESLQSRYAST
- a CDS encoding helix-turn-helix domain-containing protein produces the protein MQFFLFHWTDKIVEFFLNPTSQDESKPKLPRMNDDERIAYEQAVALEILGKEANIAAARLLIPELLERIRFSVELVAQLREARQRAGVSLDEMQERTGIQKSALSRLENSHNPNPTLSTLRRYAEAIGMRLDVSLSEAG
- a CDS encoding helix-turn-helix transcriptional regulator, which produces MISYSLHGAAAVMKELGTTERQLHLLRLLQNRRQGVTVDDLSRQFGVSLKTVRRDLVRLRDAGFPIQEATEAHGRHRWSMHGESTTGAGLAFDEAFALALSTQCIGSLAGTEIGDAARSAMAKLRSGLCERTLDYCDRLARSITLLQSRGVDYADKADILEQILLGHEERRNVFIAYHSRGSTEPLTYPISPYAIRQYQNAVYIIGHSEQHDEVRCFKLDRIVEAERIEFPFTIPATFDADAYLGPAFGIYSGEPERVEIKIAAAAARPIAESEWHASQEVVHHADGTLTLTMQVAITPELESWILSLGPEAKVIEPESLAEAIAAKATAIAAQYQREVKHER